One genomic region from Fibrobacter sp. encodes:
- a CDS encoding M3 family oligoendopeptidase has product MNRNFVPENFNVDDSKQVEALFQQLLDEQIPNSADALRAWIMKWSELGSVLSEVSCRRYVAMTVNTKDEVAAKAYESFVENVDPISSEFDDKLNKKLMAHPAKDALKNEFGVWFKSIQVSLDLFSPDNIPLETEEVKAVQAYQKITGGMSVEFDGGVKTMQQLSAYLERTDRDLREKAWRTMWDRRLQDKDALDKSFDELFSIRNKIARNAHCKDYIDYIYLAKRRFDYTPAHCRDFHECVEKLVLPLLKEIYKKRAAKMGLEKLRPWDLAVDPLNRAPLTPYQSGEELIEKVDQIFESIHPQAGKWARQMQAQKLIDPDSRLGKAPGGYQIGFDESRLPFIFMNSAKTDRDIYTLLHESGHSFHQFALANQPILAYRDVPSEFAEVASMSMELIGMSNLKPFYGNDIASAARSAEGELEDVIWLFPWVASIDSFQHELYSRPNHTAKDREEIWLKIMDRYDAGVDYSGLENVKANFWQKQLHLFECPFYYIEYGIAQLGALQVWANFKKDPQKAIDDLFKAESLGYSVSVPKMFETANIKFDFTAKTIEPLMQTVWDELSKF; this is encoded by the coding sequence ATGAACCGCAACTTTGTTCCCGAGAATTTCAACGTTGACGACTCCAAGCAGGTGGAGGCCCTGTTCCAGCAGCTGCTGGACGAACAGATCCCCAATTCCGCCGACGCGCTCCGCGCCTGGATCATGAAGTGGAGCGAACTTGGATCCGTACTGAGCGAAGTCAGCTGCCGCCGCTATGTGGCCATGACCGTGAATACCAAGGACGAAGTTGCCGCCAAGGCCTATGAATCCTTCGTGGAGAACGTGGACCCAATCAGCAGCGAATTCGACGACAAGCTGAACAAAAAGCTGATGGCCCATCCTGCAAAGGACGCCCTTAAGAATGAATTCGGCGTATGGTTCAAAAGCATCCAGGTTTCTTTGGACTTGTTCAGCCCCGACAACATCCCGCTGGAAACTGAAGAAGTGAAGGCAGTGCAGGCCTACCAGAAGATTACTGGTGGCATGAGCGTTGAATTCGACGGTGGCGTAAAGACCATGCAGCAGCTTTCCGCCTACCTGGAACGCACCGACCGCGACCTTCGCGAAAAAGCCTGGCGTACCATGTGGGACCGCCGCCTGCAAGACAAGGATGCTCTGGACAAGTCCTTCGACGAGCTGTTCTCCATCCGAAACAAGATTGCAAGAAACGCCCACTGCAAGGATTACATCGACTATATCTACCTGGCAAAGCGCCGTTTTGACTACACTCCCGCCCACTGCCGCGACTTCCATGAATGCGTAGAAAAACTGGTATTGCCTCTGCTCAAGGAAATCTACAAGAAGCGCGCCGCCAAGATGGGACTTGAAAAGCTCCGTCCCTGGGATTTAGCAGTGGACCCGCTGAACCGCGCTCCCCTTACCCCGTACCAGAGTGGCGAAGAACTGATCGAGAAGGTGGACCAGATTTTTGAAAGCATCCACCCCCAGGCCGGCAAGTGGGCCCGCCAGATGCAGGCGCAGAAACTTATCGATCCGGATTCCCGACTGGGCAAGGCTCCCGGCGGATACCAGATCGGTTTTGACGAAAGCCGCCTCCCCTTCATCTTCATGAACTCCGCCAAGACGGACCGCGACATCTATACTCTGCTCCACGAATCCGGACATTCATTCCATCAGTTTGCACTTGCAAACCAGCCTATCCTCGCCTACCGAGACGTTCCTTCTGAGTTTGCAGAAGTGGCCAGCATGAGCATGGAGCTGATCGGCATGAGCAACCTGAAGCCCTTCTACGGAAACGACATTGCCTCTGCAGCCCGCAGCGCCGAAGGTGAACTTGAAGATGTAATCTGGCTGTTCCCCTGGGTTGCAAGCATCGACAGCTTCCAGCACGAACTTTACAGCCGCCCGAACCACACGGCCAAGGACCGCGAAGAAATCTGGCTCAAGATCATGGACCGCTATGACGCCGGCGTAGATTACTCCGGCCTGGAAAATGTCAAGGCAAACTTCTGGCAGAAGCAACTTCATTTGTTCGAATGCCCGTTCTACTACATCGAATACGGCATCGCCCAGCTGGGAGCCCTACAGGTCTGGGCAAACTTCAAGAAGGACCCGCAAAAGGCAATCGACGACCTGTTCAAGGCAGAAAGCCTGGGTTACAGCGTGTCTGTGCCCAAGATGTTCGAGACCGCAAACATCAAGTTCGACTTTACGGCAAAGACCATTGAACCCCTGATGCAAACCGTCTGGGATGAACTAAGCAAGTTCTAG
- a CDS encoding TIGR03915 family putative DNA repair protein, whose amino-acid sequence MLSITYDSTFDGFLSVVFEVYRQRLQVGEILPDRAQAQATDLFMQPFKVETSDESARRLKRAIVNAAGVEILNLLNIVFRSEEAGIEMKMLAYLRKLFAGIDPNYAKNPTSKEMLPLYMIAQSVRREAGDMLGMVRFDKLSDGTYFAEIEPKYDIVELMTAHFRGRFANERWAIYDSKRDYGVYYDGRSAQMVTVPSIEAVRAGMPPDELSQLWRDYYNVIAIKERENPKLLRRCLPVRYWKHLTERNGPQSLAASGIGMAASGLGGMSRSRQPQTSLQKPQNQPFAVALPSEVAKMNASQRVLA is encoded by the coding sequence ATGCTTTCTATTACGTATGATTCAACTTTTGACGGTTTCCTCAGCGTTGTCTTCGAGGTTTATCGACAGCGTCTGCAGGTGGGTGAAATCCTTCCAGACCGCGCGCAGGCCCAGGCAACGGACTTGTTCATGCAGCCGTTTAAGGTAGAAACTTCCGATGAATCGGCCCGCAGGCTTAAGCGGGCTATCGTCAACGCGGCCGGGGTCGAGATCCTTAACTTGCTCAACATTGTCTTCCGTTCGGAGGAAGCCGGCATCGAGATGAAGATGTTGGCCTACCTCCGCAAGCTTTTCGCTGGCATCGACCCTAATTACGCCAAGAATCCGACGTCCAAGGAAATGCTTCCGCTGTATATGATTGCCCAGTCGGTCCGCCGCGAAGCGGGCGACATGCTGGGGATGGTTCGGTTCGATAAGCTTTCCGACGGAACCTACTTTGCCGAAATCGAGCCCAAGTACGACATAGTGGAGCTGATGACCGCCCACTTCCGCGGTCGTTTCGCCAACGAGCGCTGGGCAATTTACGATTCCAAGCGTGACTACGGGGTCTATTACGACGGGCGTTCCGCCCAGATGGTAACCGTCCCCAGCATAGAGGCAGTCAGGGCAGGCATGCCGCCCGACGAACTTTCTCAGCTATGGCGGGACTACTACAATGTCATAGCCATCAAGGAACGAGAAAATCCTAAGCTCCTCAGGCGGTGTCTGCCTGTACGTTACTGGAAACATCTGACTGAACGCAACGGCCCTCAGAGCCTGGCGGCCTCCGGAATTGGCATGGCGGCCTCCGGACTGGGCGGCATGTCGCGGTCCCGGCAACCTCAAACGAGTCTCCAGAAGCCCCAAAATCAACCTTTTGCAGTGGCTCTTCCGTCCGAAGTGGCGAAGATGAATGCTTCACAACGAGTACTTGCGTAA
- a CDS encoding TIGR02147 family protein: protein MKPVMEYNNFRIFVRDYYAERKDRSGFTWRDFAKAAGYSSPVFLKLVCDGKANLSEAGVERVASAIGLVGVDLQYFRLLVSFNQEKDSAAKKQAFAEMRKLAKDNETAVVGEDQYDYYESWLNPVIREVAPLMNGATPAKMAEQVMFDADTAKVKKSLKLLQKTGLLEKGEQGEFKQGNKSITTGSLEVASLAIREMHRQMGELAVQSLDQVPVDERDISGLTIGISEDAFAKIAKEIADFRRRVSSIVMEDSGNERVYRLNVQLFPLTKQVAAAEGGEYAE, encoded by the coding sequence ATGAAACCCGTGATGGAATACAACAATTTTCGCATCTTCGTGCGCGACTACTATGCGGAACGCAAGGACCGCAGTGGTTTTACCTGGCGCGATTTTGCCAAGGCTGCTGGTTATTCCTCCCCGGTGTTTTTAAAGTTGGTCTGCGACGGCAAGGCTAACCTCAGCGAAGCTGGTGTAGAACGTGTGGCTTCCGCCATCGGCCTTGTAGGTGTAGACCTCCAGTACTTTAGGCTTCTGGTCAGTTTCAACCAGGAGAAGGATTCTGCCGCAAAGAAGCAGGCCTTCGCCGAAATGCGCAAGCTGGCCAAGGACAACGAGACCGCCGTGGTGGGCGAGGACCAGTACGATTATTACGAAAGCTGGCTCAATCCGGTTATCCGCGAAGTTGCTCCCCTCATGAACGGTGCCACTCCCGCCAAGATGGCAGAACAGGTCATGTTCGATGCCGATACCGCCAAGGTCAAGAAGTCCCTTAAGCTCCTGCAGAAGACCGGCCTCCTCGAAAAGGGTGAGCAGGGCGAATTCAAGCAGGGCAACAAGTCCATTACCACGGGTAGCCTAGAAGTGGCAAGTCTCGCTATCCGTGAAATGCATCGTCAGATGGGTGAGCTGGCAGTCCAGTCCCTGGACCAGGTTCCTGTCGACGAACGCGATATCTCCGGTCTTACCATCGGTATTTCCGAAGACGCCTTCGCCAAGATCGCGAAGGAAATTGCCGATTTCAGACGCCGTGTCAGTTCCATTGTCATGGAAGACTCCGGCAACGAACGTGTTTACCGTTTGAATGTGCAGCTGTTCCCGCTGACCAAGCAGGTTGCCGCTGCCGAAGGGGGAGAATATGCAGAATAA
- a CDS encoding cellulase family glycosylhydrolase yields MNLTSVKPGFFVQDRFLYSKDNEKVVLRGINHMFIWTDREGKTIPEIAKTGANCVRIVWNTRGRISDLDHIITECITNGMIPIPEIHDTTGNWDRLHEALEFWTREETLQMIFNHQQYLIINIGNEPGAEEQDPSEFFDVYSLIVTRMRAANIRVPIMIDADMWGQSEKNLLEVGPRLLQADPEHNLLFSIHMWWPSERHDAEKTGYATVEDRVRGTLEKSVELKLPLVIGEFAPVAVGGVKAIPYKFIMSEAERLDIGWLAWSWGPGNFDSPEMDMTVHGSVNTLVSWGKEICLDSPNGIQNTSIIPNFIQNKDYNTGSLSTGANIIQNGNFSSEEQLSGWVTDFWGGQAEVKVQDGVAKFDIKKGGKESWNLQFKQHFPLRNGVTYVFSMRAKADKPRTLNVNIKKDCEEYTPYANGRILDLSTSWQNFSWKFTMKEDTDNDALLIFDMGGVPISWMLSDISLVQARSVADRLNRTFQRNVQKNSGYFNAPNGPWELHLYSTKGELLEVLDKGKGGEGMRQYPKTERSGIMVVKDLD; encoded by the coding sequence ATGAATTTGACGTCTGTAAAACCCGGCTTCTTTGTTCAAGATAGATTCCTTTACAGCAAGGACAACGAAAAGGTCGTTCTTCGCGGCATCAACCACATGTTCATCTGGACTGATCGCGAAGGAAAGACCATTCCTGAAATTGCAAAGACCGGTGCAAACTGCGTCCGAATCGTGTGGAACACCCGAGGCCGTATCAGCGACCTGGACCATATCATTACTGAATGCATCACCAACGGTATGATTCCCATTCCCGAAATTCACGATACCACGGGCAACTGGGACCGTCTCCACGAAGCATTGGAATTCTGGACTCGCGAAGAAACCTTGCAGATGATCTTCAATCACCAGCAGTACCTGATTATCAATATCGGTAATGAGCCTGGTGCCGAAGAACAGGATCCTTCTGAGTTCTTTGATGTCTACTCCCTGATTGTTACCCGCATGCGTGCCGCCAATATCCGCGTTCCTATCATGATCGACGCTGATATGTGGGGTCAGAGCGAAAAGAATCTTCTGGAGGTCGGCCCCCGTCTGTTGCAGGCCGATCCGGAACATAACTTGCTGTTCTCCATTCACATGTGGTGGCCTTCCGAACGTCACGATGCCGAAAAGACCGGCTACGCCACAGTTGAAGATCGCGTTCGCGGCACTCTCGAGAAATCTGTAGAACTCAAGCTTCCCCTGGTTATCGGTGAATTCGCTCCGGTGGCTGTGGGTGGCGTCAAGGCCATTCCATACAAGTTCATTATGTCCGAAGCCGAACGTCTTGATATCGGCTGGCTCGCTTGGAGCTGGGGTCCGGGCAACTTCGACAGTCCCGAAATGGATATGACCGTCCACGGTTCTGTCAATACCCTGGTCAGCTGGGGTAAGGAAATCTGCCTGGATAGTCCCAACGGCATCCAGAATACAAGTATCATTCCCAACTTTATCCAGAACAAGGATTATAACACAGGTTCTCTTTCCACCGGTGCAAACATCATCCAGAATGGTAATTTCTCCTCCGAAGAGCAACTCAGTGGCTGGGTAACCGACTTCTGGGGTGGTCAGGCCGAGGTCAAGGTTCAGGATGGTGTCGCCAAGTTTGATATCAAGAAGGGCGGCAAGGAATCCTGGAATCTGCAGTTCAAGCAGCATTTCCCCCTGCGTAACGGTGTGACCTACGTTTTCAGCATGCGCGCCAAGGCCGACAAGCCCCGTACCTTGAATGTGAACATCAAGAAGGACTGCGAGGAATATACGCCCTACGCAAACGGCCGAATTCTTGACCTTAGTACCAGCTGGCAGAACTTCAGCTGGAAGTTCACCATGAAGGAAGACACCGATAACGACGCCTTGCTGATTTTCGACATGGGTGGCGTTCCTATCTCCTGGATGCTTTCCGATATCAGCCTGGTGCAGGCCCGCAGTGTTGCAGACCGTCTTAACCGAACCTTCCAGCGCAATGTGCAGAAGAACTCCGGTTACTTCAATGCGCCCAACGGCCCGTGGGAACTTCATCTCTATTCCACCAAGGGCGAGCTCCTTGAAGTATTGGACAAGGGTAAGGGCGGTGAAGGCATGCGTCAGTATCCCAAGACCGAACGCAGCGGTATCATGGTCGTCAAGGATCTTGACTAA
- a CDS encoding PAS domain-containing protein: MITIEKNTVDLAYFEVNEHGRLLGANKRFCRMFGFEESEITWHYITDLYRHAADWQKQAAAVDQSVFTVRMKNRKGRSFNCSLIREMVQKADGMVVYRNTVRRQGEDDNVKVAAPENSLAVVYLAKCAHCSTQIRVATAADARRRMLCDACAAAAYPEAFRVKEAQV, translated from the coding sequence ATGATCACCATCGAAAAGAACACCGTAGACTTGGCATACTTCGAGGTTAACGAACATGGCCGTCTGCTTGGTGCAAACAAGCGTTTCTGCCGTATGTTCGGTTTCGAAGAATCCGAAATTACCTGGCATTACATTACGGACCTGTACCGCCATGCCGCAGATTGGCAAAAGCAGGCGGCCGCGGTAGACCAGAGCGTGTTTACCGTACGCATGAAGAACCGCAAGGGTCGCAGCTTCAACTGCAGCCTGATTCGTGAAATGGTCCAGAAGGCCGATGGCATGGTGGTGTACCGTAACACGGTTCGCCGCCAGGGCGAAGACGACAACGTCAAGGTTGCCGCTCCCGAGAACAGCCTGGCCGTGGTTTACCTGGCAAAGTGCGCTCACTGCTCTACGCAGATCCGCGTTGCAACTGCGGCCGACGCACGTAGGCGCATGCTCTGCGACGCTTGCGCTGCCGCAGCCTATCCCGAAGCTTTCCGCGTGAAGGAAGCCCAGGTCTAG